A single Desulfonatronum sp. SC1 DNA region contains:
- a CDS encoding NifB/NifX family molybdenum-iron cluster-binding protein, which produces MDTLIIAVPSETPGGLDAAVGMHFGHCDLYTIVEAKNGEIVDVRTLPNVPHQQGGCMAPVNHLARNGVKVLIAGGMGLRPLMGFQQAGVRVVHGGGLPSVGHAVQAFLTDSLPTFSTENTCGGGAQH; this is translated from the coding sequence ATGGACACGTTGATTATCGCCGTCCCGTCCGAAACCCCCGGCGGTCTGGATGCCGCCGTCGGGATGCATTTCGGCCATTGCGATCTGTACACCATCGTGGAAGCCAAAAACGGGGAGATCGTGGACGTGCGAACACTGCCCAACGTCCCCCACCAGCAAGGCGGCTGCATGGCCCCGGTCAATCACTTGGCCCGCAACGGCGTCAAGGTGCTCATTGCCGGGGGCATGGGGCTGCGGCCGTTGATGGGGTTTCAGCAGGCTGGAGTACGGGTCGTGCATGGTGGCGGCTTGCCTTCCGTGGGCCACGCCGTGCAAGCCTTTCTGACGGATTCCCTGCCGACCTTCAGCACCGAGAATACGTGCGGCGGGGGAGCACAGCACTAA
- a CDS encoding FmdB family zinc ribbon protein — MPIHEYTCASCGKMYEAIQIGSRPQPGCPFCGAEEATKVLSVPASGVGSVRQAVPGPKDHGCCGERPGQKGCTPGSCCGRS; from the coding sequence ATGCCCATTCACGAATATACCTGCGCTTCTTGCGGGAAGATGTACGAGGCCATCCAGATAGGGAGCCGGCCACAACCGGGATGTCCGTTCTGCGGGGCGGAAGAGGCGACAAAAGTGCTTTCCGTCCCTGCCTCTGGCGTTGGTTCCGTCCGACAGGCCGTTCCTGGTCCGAAAGATCACGGATGCTGCGGGGAGCGGCCCGGCCAGAAGGGCTGTACGCCTGGTTCCTGCTGCGGCAGAAGCTGA
- a CDS encoding MBL fold metallo-hydrolase, with product MRVTVLVDNNTLTDRYLLGEPGLSILLEHEGRRTLLDTGYSDVFLRNAAKLGQDLLHLDRVVLSHGHLDHSWGLTELVRLRTEAAIMRRTVPETELLAHPLALHGKYRDHLPEIGSLMDVERLGCHFHLNLRSRPMQLGGGLVYLGEIPRRFAFELVESKERMHRTHDGPQPDVLLDDTALAFRSAKGLVLITGCSHSGICNIAAQAMALTGVDRVVDIIGGLHLLGASRERLEETTNYLANVGLEALHACHCTDLEAKIALAGRLPVRETGSGLILEYPGEDAA from the coding sequence ATGCGCGTCACTGTCCTTGTGGACAATAACACTCTGACGGACCGCTATCTCCTGGGTGAGCCGGGCTTGAGCATTCTGCTGGAGCACGAGGGGCGGCGGACCCTGCTGGATACCGGATACTCGGACGTCTTTTTGCGCAACGCCGCTAAGTTGGGTCAGGATCTGCTGCATTTGGACAGGGTGGTGTTGTCTCACGGTCACCTGGATCATTCCTGGGGCCTGACCGAACTGGTCCGCTTACGCACCGAGGCGGCAATCATGCGGCGCACTGTCCCGGAGACCGAATTGCTGGCCCATCCATTGGCCCTGCATGGCAAATACCGCGATCATCTTCCGGAAATTGGATCATTAATGGATGTCGAGCGCCTCGGATGTCACTTTCACCTGAATCTGCGCAGCCGCCCCATGCAGCTGGGTGGGGGACTCGTCTACCTGGGCGAGATCCCGCGACGGTTTGCTTTTGAACTTGTCGAGTCGAAAGAGAGGATGCACAGGACGCACGACGGACCGCAACCGGATGTCCTCTTGGACGATACGGCCCTGGCGTTTCGTTCCGCCAAGGGCTTGGTGCTGATCACGGGCTGCTCGCACAGTGGTATTTGCAATATCGCGGCCCAGGCAATGGCCTTGACCGGCGTGGATCGGGTCGTGGACATCATCGGCGGGTTGCACCTGCTTGGCGCCTCACGAGAGCGTCTGGAAGAGACAACGAATTACTTGGCCAACGTCGGACTCGAGGCCCTGCATGCCTGCCATTGCACGGACCTGGAGGCCAAGATCGCCCTGGCCGGACGGCTTCCTGTTCGGGAAACGGGCAGCGGGTTGATTCTGGAATATCCCGGGGAGGACGCGGCTTGA
- a CDS encoding Mrp/NBP35 family ATP-binding protein, translating into MSDHDCETCSDKDCAGQSEEEKALLASLARIKNKIVVLSGKGGVGKSTVAVNLAQALAMAGMKTGLLDVDVHGPSVPRLLSLSGKHPHIDAGRLEPINAGPNLWVMSLGFLLPNNREPVIWRGPVKMGMIKQFLRDVTWGDLDFLVVDCPPGTGDEPLSVLQLLGPSAKALIITTPQEVAVDDVRRSVTFCSEVGNPVLGIVENMSGHVCGHCGHVDDIFGSGGGQALAEEMGVPFLGRIPLDPEVVRSGDEGFAFLRIHQEGPTAQALHHIIKPILAISESRLAEN; encoded by the coding sequence ATGAGCGACCATGATTGCGAGACGTGTTCGGACAAGGATTGCGCCGGGCAGAGCGAGGAAGAAAAAGCTCTCCTGGCCAGCCTTGCCCGGATCAAAAACAAAATCGTCGTTCTTTCCGGAAAGGGCGGCGTGGGCAAGAGCACCGTGGCCGTAAATCTGGCTCAGGCTCTGGCCATGGCCGGAATGAAGACCGGTCTGCTGGATGTGGACGTCCACGGTCCCAGCGTTCCCAGACTGCTCAGCCTGAGCGGAAAGCACCCGCATATTGACGCCGGACGTCTGGAGCCCATCAATGCCGGTCCGAATTTGTGGGTCATGTCACTGGGCTTTTTGCTGCCAAACAACCGGGAACCCGTGATCTGGCGTGGTCCGGTAAAGATGGGGATGATCAAGCAGTTTCTGCGCGACGTGACCTGGGGCGACCTGGATTTCCTGGTCGTGGACTGCCCGCCGGGGACCGGGGACGAGCCCTTGTCCGTGCTCCAGCTGCTGGGACCGTCGGCCAAGGCCCTGATCATAACCACCCCCCAGGAAGTGGCCGTGGATGATGTCCGGAGGTCCGTGACCTTTTGCTCCGAGGTGGGCAACCCGGTTCTGGGCATCGTGGAAAACATGAGCGGCCATGTCTGCGGCCACTGCGGTCATGTGGATGATATTTTCGGCAGCGGAGGAGGACAGGCTCTTGCCGAGGAGATGGGCGTTCCGTTTCTGGGCAGGATTCCCCTGGATCCGGAAGTGGTTCGCTCCGGAGACGAAGGCTTCGCCTTCCTGCGCATCCACCAGGAAGGCCCCACGGCCCAGGCTTTACATCACATAATCAAGCCGATTCTGGCGATCTCGGAGAGCCGGCTGGCTGAGAATTAA
- a CDS encoding DUF5320 domain-containing protein, which translates to MVNRPQSRNSTQEVVMPKGDGTGPTGQGAISGLGNGNCPQGQGQGRGRGGCRGQGGQGMGRGQGKGQGRDWSQSGSRNQQDGSTAQASASVPTGSGEPGASTTPKPMPGNRLRQRRLRIHRCWNLS; encoded by the coding sequence ATGGTCAACAGACCCCAATCAAGGAACAGCACACAGGAGGTTGTCATGCCAAAAGGTGATGGAACCGGACCCACCGGACAGGGCGCGATAAGTGGCTTGGGCAATGGGAATTGCCCACAGGGTCAAGGTCAAGGGCGAGGCCGTGGCGGTTGCCGCGGTCAAGGCGGCCAGGGGATGGGACGAGGTCAAGGCAAAGGTCAAGGTCGAGATTGGAGCCAAAGTGGCTCGCGCAACCAGCAAGACGGAAGCACCGCTCAGGCGTCGGCATCCGTTCCTACCGGATCTGGCGAGCCCGGTGCGTCGACAACCCCAAAACCCATGCCCGGCAACCGCCTCAGGCAACGACGCCTGCGGATACATCGTTGCTGGAACCTGTCATAG
- a CDS encoding response regulator — translation MITDNKLLLVDDEEGIRRFLGLTLEDMGYEVKTAENGSVALQVFQDFQPSIVLTDIKMPVMDGIELMRRLKKDYPDVEVVIITGHGDLELAIEALKHEAADFITKPINDDVLEISLNRVREKIVMKRQLRNYTENLERLVEEKTQHIVKLERQTAAGQMVEKFSDFLSGITTEVENRTGLFNELPCLVSLHNKDLRVVACNSLFRERIGDCNGMNTPQMYAQEASADSECPVQATFLSGNGQRLKATLAGKDGTPIPVTAHTSPILDKGGEVGLVLSIAVDMTELSRLRDELLATQRKYQRLFDEVPCYITVQNPDFTVAETNRRFKEKFNEAEGLRCYREKKGREAPCADCLMQQTLQDGESHQMETVVTTKDGEQLNVLAISSPIRNAHGDIHQVIEMYTDITEIRRLQDHLTSLGIMLGSMSHGVKGLLTALDGGMYRLESGLKNDQPDQVADAMNTLKNIIGKVRKLVLDILYYAKSRDLDVQDLDAAKFLADTAGLIRPRSDKADVQFSFHAEENLGSFEIDAAALSAALVNFLENAVDACEGVADEQRQVEFSASGTPDHVVITVKDQGQGMDKETRDKIFTLFFSSKGSKGTGLGLFISNQTIEKHGGSIAVESEPGNGSTFTITLPRKQPAICPSRRSPELKESGA, via the coding sequence ATGATCACGGACAATAAATTACTGCTCGTCGACGACGAAGAGGGAATCAGACGGTTTCTGGGACTGACCCTGGAAGACATGGGGTACGAGGTCAAGACCGCAGAGAATGGAAGCGTCGCGCTGCAAGTCTTCCAAGACTTCCAGCCCTCCATCGTGCTCACCGACATCAAGATGCCGGTCATGGACGGGATCGAGCTGATGCGGCGGCTCAAGAAAGACTATCCTGACGTGGAGGTGGTGATCATCACCGGCCATGGTGATCTGGAACTGGCCATCGAGGCTCTGAAACACGAAGCCGCGGACTTCATCACCAAGCCCATCAACGACGACGTGCTGGAAATCTCCCTGAACCGCGTTCGGGAGAAGATCGTCATGAAACGCCAGCTACGGAACTACACGGAGAACCTCGAACGCCTCGTGGAAGAAAAAACCCAGCACATTGTCAAGCTGGAACGCCAGACCGCCGCCGGACAAATGGTGGAAAAATTCAGTGATTTTTTATCCGGAATCACCACCGAGGTGGAAAACCGAACCGGACTCTTCAACGAACTGCCCTGCCTCGTATCCCTGCACAACAAGGACCTGCGGGTCGTCGCCTGCAACAGTCTGTTCAGAGAGCGCATCGGCGATTGCAACGGCATGAACACGCCCCAGATGTACGCCCAGGAGGCCTCCGCCGATTCCGAATGTCCCGTCCAGGCGACCTTTCTGTCGGGAAACGGTCAACGCCTCAAAGCGACCCTGGCCGGAAAGGACGGAACGCCGATCCCGGTCACGGCGCATACCTCGCCGATCCTGGACAAAGGTGGGGAGGTCGGACTGGTTCTGAGCATCGCCGTGGACATGACGGAACTCAGCCGCCTCCGGGATGAACTGTTGGCCACCCAGCGCAAATACCAGCGCCTTTTCGATGAGGTCCCCTGCTATATTACGGTGCAAAACCCGGACTTCACCGTCGCGGAGACCAACCGCCGCTTCAAGGAGAAGTTCAACGAGGCCGAGGGGCTGAGGTGCTATCGGGAGAAGAAGGGCCGGGAAGCACCCTGTGCGGACTGCCTGATGCAGCAAACGCTCCAGGACGGTGAGTCGCATCAGATGGAAACCGTGGTCACCACCAAGGACGGCGAGCAGCTCAACGTGCTGGCGATTTCCTCGCCCATTCGCAACGCTCATGGTGACATTCACCAAGTCATCGAAATGTACACCGATATCACCGAAATTCGACGTCTCCAGGACCACCTGACCTCCCTGGGCATCATGCTTGGCTCCATGTCCCACGGGGTCAAGGGATTGCTCACGGCTTTGGACGGCGGCATGTACCGCCTGGAATCCGGACTGAAGAACGATCAGCCCGACCAGGTCGCGGACGCCATGAACACCCTGAAGAACATCATCGGCAAGGTCCGCAAGCTGGTGCTGGACATCCTCTACTACGCCAAGTCCCGGGACCTCGATGTCCAGGACCTCGACGCGGCAAAATTCCTGGCCGACACGGCCGGACTGATTCGCCCGCGATCGGACAAAGCCGACGTCCAATTCTCCTTTCATGCCGAAGAGAACCTCGGCTCCTTTGAGATCGACGCCGCCGCCCTTTCCGCGGCCCTGGTCAATTTTTTGGAAAACGCGGTGGATGCCTGCGAGGGAGTTGCGGACGAACAACGCCAGGTCGAGTTTTCAGCCTCGGGAACCCCGGACCACGTCGTCATCACGGTCAAGGACCAGGGCCAGGGCATGGACAAGGAAACCCGCGACAAAATCTTCACTCTCTTCTTCTCTTCCAAGGGCAGCAAGGGCACCGGCCTGGGTCTGTTCATCTCCAACCAGACCATCGAAAAACACGGCGGCTCCATAGCCGTGGAGTCCGAACCCGGCAACGGCAGCACCTTCACCATCACCCTGCCTCGGAAACAACCGGCGATTTGTCCAAGTCGGCGATCGCCCGAGCTGAAAGAGTCCGGCGCATAA
- the divK gene encoding DVU0259 family response regulator domain-containing protein gives MAKKIMVVDDDKEITSYLTQLFKDNGYETVEANDGSEAHDIVAKEKPDLITLDLEMPNEWGPRFYRKLTQNPELKKIPIIVISGLPSNQYAIQKAVASLTKPFDRDELLKIVKQTIG, from the coding sequence GTGGCGAAGAAAATCATGGTCGTCGACGACGACAAGGAAATCACCTCGTACCTGACCCAGTTGTTCAAGGACAACGGCTATGAAACCGTGGAAGCCAACGACGGCTCCGAGGCCCACGACATCGTGGCCAAGGAAAAACCGGACCTGATCACCCTTGACCTGGAAATGCCCAATGAATGGGGTCCACGCTTTTACCGCAAACTGACCCAGAACCCGGAACTGAAGAAAATCCCGATCATCGTGATCAGCGGCCTGCCGTCAAACCAGTATGCGATCCAAAAGGCCGTCGCCAGCCTGACCAAGCCTTTTGACCGCGACGAACTGTTGAAGATCGTCAAGCAGACCATCGGCTGA
- a CDS encoding universal stress protein yields MKKKILLATTGSPASFGAARVAFEMAKRYDAELLLFHVAGVPKKGFSYQEVSDVRSQEAVEVDDDYMAWVEEELKNTYAKQLEECKSSRILLATGLPHREILRAARSEDADMIIMGAHSGDSSSIYSKGYPGSTLQRVAKAAKCPVMTVHRESASYMGGFSHIVFATDFSKQSESAFKYALSMAKEYDCEMTLFHALDITSKVLAQSDIEDKLITLRKRLRDVYGPKMGDFKNFEVDVWEGNPYVEIVKIARERMADLIVLAHNTTELDPELASMGSTLEQVILRANCPVVSVNRPDKV; encoded by the coding sequence ATGAAGAAGAAGATTCTTTTGGCGACCACAGGCTCTCCGGCAAGTTTTGGGGCCGCGCGGGTGGCCTTTGAGATGGCCAAACGGTACGATGCGGAACTGCTGCTCTTTCACGTCGCCGGCGTGCCCAAGAAGGGCTTTTCCTATCAGGAGGTCAGCGACGTGCGCTCCCAGGAGGCCGTGGAGGTCGACGACGACTACATGGCCTGGGTCGAGGAAGAACTGAAAAACACCTACGCCAAGCAGCTTGAGGAATGCAAAAGCTCGCGTATCCTTCTGGCAACAGGCCTGCCACACAGGGAAATCCTCCGGGCGGCCCGCAGCGAAGATGCGGACATGATCATCATGGGCGCGCATTCCGGCGACTCCAGTTCCATCTATTCCAAGGGCTACCCCGGTAGCACCCTGCAACGCGTGGCCAAGGCCGCCAAGTGCCCGGTGATGACCGTGCACCGCGAATCCGCATCGTATATGGGCGGCTTCTCCCATATCGTCTTTGCCACGGACTTCTCGAAGCAGTCGGAAAGCGCCTTCAAGTACGCCCTTTCCATGGCCAAGGAGTACGATTGTGAAATGACCCTGTTTCACGCCCTGGACATCACCAGCAAGGTCTTGGCCCAGAGCGATATAGAGGACAAACTGATCACGCTTCGCAAACGCCTGCGGGACGTGTACGGCCCCAAGATGGGCGATTTCAAGAATTTTGAAGTCGACGTCTGGGAAGGCAATCCCTACGTGGAAATCGTCAAGATCGCCCGAGAACGCATGGCCGACCTGATTGTCCTGGCCCACAACACCACAGAGTTGGATCCGGAACTGGCCAGCATGGGTTCGACCCTGGAACAGGTGATCCTTCGGGCCAACTGCCCGGTGGTCAGCGTAAACAGGCCGGACAAGGTCTAG
- the hmcF gene encoding sulfate respiration complex iron-sulfur protein HmcF: MPEGILCNKQPIVTDEQLKLTLGDKSGKQYYAEMEQLDVDTDKLWSTIQNTMKSRLKTWLNICAKCGLCAESCFLYQVNDRVPEQVPSYKIHATLGELVKRKGKVDNAFMRKCMDIAWSWCTCCNRCGQFCPHGIDMGVMFSYLRGLLFSQGFVPWELKIGSGMHRVYKAQMDVTTEDWVDTCEWMADENSEEWPGLEIPMDKEDADIMYTINAREAKHYPEDIAEAAILFHVAGENWTMPSEGWEQTSLTLFAGDWEGCKQQVLHVYDAIERLRPKRVVGTECGHAHRATVIEGPYWAGREDGQPPRPYIHYVEWLAEMLRTGRIKIDPTKRIKEPVTLQDSCNYVRNQGLKNITREIMSYIVEPGYFVEMAPNKEYNYCCGGGGGFNGIGKYRPQRNIALLKKREQILATGCKLVVAPCHNCWDAIRDLEEEYPMGLRWSFLKPLVIKMMIVPDHLKPQDEEGEEE; this comes from the coding sequence ATGCCCGAAGGAATTCTTTGCAACAAGCAGCCCATTGTCACCGACGAGCAGCTCAAGCTAACGCTCGGGGACAAGAGCGGCAAGCAATACTACGCGGAAATGGAACAACTGGACGTGGACACGGACAAGCTCTGGTCCACGATCCAAAACACCATGAAGTCGCGCCTGAAAACGTGGCTGAACATCTGCGCCAAATGCGGACTGTGCGCGGAAAGCTGCTTCCTGTACCAGGTCAACGACAGGGTTCCGGAGCAGGTACCGTCCTACAAGATCCACGCCACGCTGGGTGAACTCGTCAAGCGCAAGGGGAAAGTGGACAACGCCTTCATGCGCAAGTGCATGGACATCGCCTGGAGCTGGTGTACCTGCTGCAACCGCTGCGGCCAGTTCTGCCCCCACGGCATCGACATGGGCGTGATGTTCTCCTACCTGCGCGGCCTGCTCTTCTCCCAGGGGTTCGTGCCCTGGGAATTGAAGATCGGCTCCGGGATGCACCGGGTTTACAAGGCCCAGATGGACGTGACCACCGAAGACTGGGTTGACACCTGCGAATGGATGGCCGACGAGAACTCCGAGGAGTGGCCCGGTCTGGAAATTCCCATGGACAAGGAAGACGCGGACATCATGTACACCATCAATGCCCGCGAAGCCAAGCACTACCCGGAAGACATCGCCGAGGCGGCCATCCTGTTCCACGTGGCCGGCGAGAATTGGACCATGCCCTCCGAAGGCTGGGAGCAGACCTCACTGACTCTGTTCGCCGGCGACTGGGAAGGGTGCAAGCAACAAGTTCTGCATGTCTATGACGCCATCGAGAGGCTACGTCCCAAACGGGTGGTGGGCACGGAATGCGGCCACGCCCACCGGGCCACGGTCATCGAAGGGCCCTACTGGGCCGGTCGGGAAGACGGCCAGCCGCCCAGGCCGTACATCCACTACGTGGAATGGCTGGCCGAGATGCTGCGCACCGGCCGGATCAAGATCGACCCGACCAAACGGATCAAGGAACCGGTCACCCTGCAGGATTCCTGCAACTATGTCCGCAACCAGGGTCTGAAGAACATCACCCGGGAAATCATGAGCTATATCGTGGAGCCGGGATATTTCGTGGAAATGGCCCCAAACAAGGAGTACAACTACTGCTGCGGCGGCGGCGGCGGATTCAACGGCATCGGGAAGTATCGCCCCCAGCGAAACATTGCTCTGCTTAAAAAGAGGGAGCAGATTTTAGCCACAGGGTGCAAGCTCGTAGTCGCCCCCTGCCACAATTGCTGGGACGCCATCCGCGACCTGGAAGAAGAATATCCCATGGGCCTGCGCTGGTCCTTCCTCAAGCCGTTGGTGATCAAAATGATGATCGTCCCGGATCACCTCAAGCCCCAGGATGAGGAAGGCGAAGAGGAATAA
- the hmcE gene encoding sulfate respiration complex protein HmcE: MYNFLTGPMVWITFLVVVVGLTYHVVTYIRGLDWRLDRVGYRPNMQHGLKGAARSIFFWILPWGSHGWRAKPLFTLLFFSFHIGLLFTPIFLEAHNIMLKDSWGIRLPGISSGLADFLSWVVVIGGIFLVLRRIAYPEVRILTSAYDYMLIVIAVSPFLTGLIARYNVGNYDFWLLIHIITGHVWLLSLVFTKLNHVVLFFLSRAQLGMDYGIKRGGMKGTQMTW; the protein is encoded by the coding sequence ATGTATAATTTCTTGACTGGACCCATGGTCTGGATCACGTTCCTGGTCGTGGTCGTTGGATTGACGTACCATGTGGTGACGTACATCCGCGGCCTGGACTGGCGACTGGACCGTGTGGGCTATCGGCCTAACATGCAGCACGGCCTGAAAGGGGCCGCCAGATCCATCTTTTTCTGGATTTTGCCCTGGGGCTCCCACGGCTGGCGGGCCAAGCCGCTGTTCACCCTGCTCTTTTTCAGCTTTCACATCGGCTTGCTGTTCACGCCGATCTTTCTCGAGGCGCACAACATCATGCTCAAGGACAGCTGGGGCATTCGCTTGCCCGGGATTTCCTCCGGGTTGGCCGACTTTCTGTCCTGGGTCGTGGTGATCGGCGGGATATTCCTGGTCCTACGCCGGATCGCCTATCCCGAGGTCAGAATCCTCACCTCGGCCTACGACTACATGCTGATCGTCATCGCCGTGTCACCTTTCCTGACCGGCCTGATCGCCAGGTACAACGTGGGCAACTACGACTTCTGGCTGCTCATCCACATCATTACCGGCCACGTCTGGCTGCTCAGCCTGGTCTTCACCAAGCTGAACCACGTGGTTCTCTTCTTCCTGTCCCGCGCGCAACTGGGCATGGACTACGGCATCAAGCGTGGCGGGATGAAAGGCACCCAGATGACCTGGTAG
- the hmcD gene encoding sulfate respiration complex protein HmcD, which yields MEFNSMHEFFMHTKTMTYLLMGGILVGAVLWWQFLMGEKKPIDNPHRTGEGHDNGHGH from the coding sequence ATGGAATTCAACTCGATGCACGAGTTTTTCATGCATACCAAGACCATGACCTACCTGCTCATGGGCGGGATACTGGTCGGTGCCGTACTCTGGTGGCAGTTCTTGATGGGTGAAAAGAAACCCATCGACAACCCTCACCGGACCGGCGAGGGACATGACAATGGCCATGGGCATTAG
- the hmcC gene encoding sulfate respiration complex protein HmcC yields MSTVTNDDFKSYLTPFNIVTGLIIIAGLIVTVIRFSSGLGAVTNLDDNYPWGIWISFDLLCGVALAAGGYTTAAACYVFGFKKFHSAVRPAVLTAFLGYALVVLALHYDVGRPWRLPYPIFVQQGTTSLLFEVGLCVFLYLTVLFMEFLPTLFEWAGWRKLRDVLVKMTLVLVIFGVVLSTLHQSSLGALYTIAPSKLHPLWYSAYLPVFFFVSSIAAGLSMVIFEGSLSHKYLHRMMDSEYNRNHDDVVLGFAKGCSWVLFGYFALKMIGLTYDNNWSYLASGFGAWFLVEMLCFVALPAFLYAVGARDKNFALIKWTAILTVLGIVLNRFNVSLVAFNYHLPSEDKYFPHIMEIIISVFIVTVGVVVFRFVSTRMPVFFEHPNYKGQH; encoded by the coding sequence ATGAGCACCGTGACCAATGACGACTTCAAGTCGTATTTGACGCCATTCAATATAGTGACCGGCCTGATCATCATCGCGGGCTTGATCGTCACCGTGATCCGCTTCTCCAGCGGGCTCGGGGCCGTAACCAACCTGGATGACAACTACCCCTGGGGCATCTGGATCAGCTTCGACCTGCTCTGCGGCGTCGCCCTGGCGGCCGGCGGCTACACCACAGCCGCGGCCTGCTACGTCTTCGGCTTCAAGAAATTCCATTCCGCGGTTCGCCCCGCGGTCCTGACCGCCTTCCTGGGCTACGCCCTCGTGGTCCTGGCCCTGCACTACGACGTCGGTCGCCCTTGGCGACTGCCCTACCCGATCTTCGTTCAGCAGGGCACGACCTCGCTGCTCTTCGAAGTAGGCCTGTGCGTGTTCCTGTACCTGACCGTCCTGTTCATGGAGTTCCTGCCCACCCTGTTCGAATGGGCCGGGTGGCGGAAGCTGCGGGATGTCCTGGTCAAAATGACCCTGGTGCTGGTCATCTTCGGCGTGGTTCTCTCCACGCTGCATCAGTCCTCGCTGGGCGCGCTGTACACCATTGCCCCGTCCAAGCTGCACCCCTTGTGGTACTCGGCCTATCTTCCGGTTTTCTTCTTCGTCTCCAGCATCGCGGCCGGGTTGTCCATGGTCATCTTTGAGGGCTCCTTGTCGCACAAGTACCTGCACCGGATGATGGACAGCGAATACAACAGGAACCACGACGACGTGGTCCTCGGCTTTGCCAAGGGCTGTTCCTGGGTGCTGTTCGGCTACTTTGCCTTGAAGATGATCGGCCTGACCTATGACAACAATTGGAGCTACCTGGCCAGCGGGTTCGGCGCGTGGTTCCTGGTGGAAATGCTCTGCTTCGTGGCCCTGCCGGCCTTCCTATACGCCGTGGGCGCGCGGGACAAGAACTTCGCCCTGATCAAGTGGACGGCGATTCTGACCGTTCTGGGCATCGTTCTGAACCGGTTCAACGTTTCCCTGGTCGCGTTCAACTACCACCTGCCCTCCGAGGACAAGTACTTCCCCCACATCATGGAAATCATCATCTCCGTGTTCATCGTCACCGTGGGCGTAGTCGTGTTCCGATTCGTCTCCACCAGGATGCCCGTCTTTTTCGAGCACCCTAATTACAAAGGCCAACACTGA
- the hmcB gene encoding sulfate respiration complex iron-sulfur protein HmcB — MKRRSFLGLMGAAGAGLAAPAVVPATARAAAKDFRGYHTTPGVLFDGTRCIGCRKCELACNKVNSLPEPEVPFDNLEILTTRRRTDSATFTVVNKFETPSGPVYRKNQCNHCLEPACASSCFVSAFQKKPDSAVDYDDTVCVGCRYCMIACPFEIPTYEYHKAFTPRVMKCTLCGPQMRSGELRLPGCVQECPMEAMIYGPRNELLNLARRRFAAFPGRYVEQIYGEHEMGGTSWLYISGTPFSQVGLREDLGTKSAPELTAGALAAVPVVVGVWPVLLGGIYAINKRKEKIAAQEQQQAVSAALAKAKAEAKENLDASLAKAEESANRRVDNEVKKAVKEALAKKEEELKAAEASATDEEEGK; from the coding sequence ATGAAACGCAGATCATTCCTCGGATTGATGGGCGCGGCCGGGGCCGGGCTGGCGGCTCCGGCCGTCGTACCGGCCACCGCCCGGGCCGCGGCCAAGGACTTCAGAGGCTATCACACCACTCCAGGCGTGCTGTTCGACGGGACGCGGTGCATCGGCTGCCGCAAGTGCGAATTGGCCTGCAACAAGGTCAACAGTCTTCCTGAGCCTGAAGTGCCCTTCGACAACCTGGAAATCTTGACCACCCGTCGGCGCACGGACTCGGCCACCTTCACCGTGGTCAACAAGTTCGAAACCCCCAGCGGCCCCGTATACCGTAAAAACCAATGCAACCACTGCCTGGAACCGGCCTGCGCCTCCTCGTGCTTCGTCAGCGCGTTCCAGAAGAAACCCGACAGTGCCGTGGATTACGACGACACCGTCTGCGTGGGCTGCCGATACTGCATGATCGCCTGCCCCTTTGAAATTCCAACCTACGAATACCACAAGGCCTTCACCCCCAGAGTGATGAAGTGCACGCTGTGCGGCCCGCAGATGCGCTCCGGCGAACTGCGCCTGCCCGGCTGCGTGCAGGAATGTCCCATGGAGGCCATGATTTACGGTCCCCGCAACGAACTGCTCAATCTGGCCCGCCGCCGCTTCGCCGCCTTTCCGGGCCGCTACGTGGAGCAGATCTACGGCGAGCATGAAATGGGCGGCACCAGCTGGTTGTACATTTCCGGCACCCCCTTCTCCCAGGTTGGTCTGCGCGAGGATCTGGGCACCAAGTCGGCTCCGGAACTCACCGCCGGCGCACTGGCCGCGGTCCCCGTGGTGGTGGGCGTCTGGCCCGTATTGCTTGGTGGGATTTACGCCATCAACAAGCGCAAGGAAAAAATCGCGGCCCAGGAGCAGCAGCAGGCCGTGTCCGCCGCCCTGGCCAAAGCCAAGGCCGAGGCCAAGGAAAACTTGGACGCGTCTCTGGCCAAGGCGGAAGAGTCCGCCAACCGCCGCGTGGATAACGAAGTGAAAAAGGCCGTCAAGGAAGCTCTGGCCAAGAAGGAAGAAGAACTCAAAGCGGCTGAAGCGAGCGCAACGGACGAGGAGGAGGGCAAATGA